CGCCCGGCTGctggggaggaagcagagggTCTGGAGCTCCGCTCGGGGGAGatggtctgtgtgcagagcccgggtACTGGGCCAACGTGGGAGGTGGTGTCCTTGTCCACAGGGCGGCGGGGCCTGGTGCCCAGGAGCGCGgtccagccactgcccaacccATTTCAACAGTGAGTAGCCATGGGgaagtggaggggcaggggaaagtcCCACGGGTCAGGGGTGAGGCTGGCTCGGATACATAATTTAGAGCAGTCAAGCCTTTCTGCTTTGAGAGTAGAGAGCACGTGGACACGGGGAGCTGGGGagacactgtggtggatacagggGAATGTCTAGTCCTCCCTCCCACTGTACCCTGGCTCACATTCCCCCCGTCCCACCTCATCACTGCTTGCATCCttaattcccctgcctccagctccTTGCATCTATCAGGGGTGGTGGGGGCAATTGGTCCCACGTGGTCGGAGCTGGAACCCCGGGCTCGTTTGTCCCAGCTCTCTGACCACACTTGAGAGTCTCCAAGTCCAAAATGGTGGCCTTCTGGCCTTGGGTGCTCTTTGAAGcctgacccctccccatccccgtccctaaaatccctgcccccttcccagccctgtactcACAGTGAAAAGCTCTCACCTCTGTCCAGCTGTGCTCTGGGGTGTGCAGgatcagtgctctgaactcagttctctgaagcagcacggcatagtgaatagagcctgggcctgagaatcagaagatcatgggttctagtcctggctgcaccacttgtctgctgggtgaccgtaggcaagtcacttcacttctctgggcctcggttacctcatctgaaaaatggggattgagactgtgagccccacctgggacagggaccgtgttcaacccgattttgcttgtatccaccccagcactttgaacagtgcctggcacatagtaaatgcttcacaaataccattattattattattattaactcaatggacactcaataaataccattggccgaTCGGTTGATTGGCACTGCTGTAAAGAAGTCCTGCAATGACTGGCCCATTGCCATCTTCCCCAAAACCCCATCAGCAGGAAGTGGGAGTCATTACCCATTATGCTACCTACTGAGCCCTCCTCACTGGGtgcagtgtatttactgagcacttggggaagtacagcaggaacaagagactgtccaacctgattatatctaccaaagcacttagtacaatacctggcacatcataagttcTTAACAACTACTGTAAAAAGGAGGAACTTTCCCACAAACAACATCCACTATGACGGTTCCTGCCCTGCTCTTTCTCTGATAGTTGCTTCaagttgccccctgcccccacctccagGACAGCTCTCGGGGGTGGGGCACAGCTGGTTTCAGGGGGAAGGAGATGCTCAGGCCAGGAGCCCCTGTGTGACCTCGTATTGTGCCAGCAGGTGGTTTCTGAGGACCCACCCGGTGAGCTGTCGAGTCGCCTGGCATGGTGGGCCTGTGGGGCCCCAACAGATCCGTGAGTGACAGTCCAGGTCGGGCGGGGTTTGGGGGGAGTGTATCCAACCGCGCCCTCCTTGACCACCCCATTTCTGTGTCACCTGAGCCTTGGGGTCGGTTGGAATCCCACAGGACAGAGGGCCAGGCAGAACCTCCAAGTGATATCTGTCTTGAGTCCACCCAGTTCAACAGTCCGTTTCACAGGGGTGAGCAGCCTCCTCAGGGCCCCGGCCTCTCTCTGCCATTGTCTCACTTGTCACTATCTCTTCATCCAAATGTCTCTGACTGGGTCTCTGCTTCTGTATCTGTCCCCAGAGATCTCTCTCTTTGGGCATCTCTCTGTCTAAGGGTCTCTCTCCGTGTGTCTCTGTTCCTGTCCTTTGGTGTCTGGGTCTCAGGGTCTGTAGGTATCTCTATCTCTCATTGTCTGTGTGGTTTTGTCTCTTGGTGTCTCTGGGATCATCTCTGGGCGTGTCAGCTTGTCTGTGTCCACAGGGAGCGGGCAATGCCGGGCTGTGGATGATTGTCCAGGGGAAGGTCCGGACGAGCTGAGCTTCTGCCAGGGAGACACCATCCAGGTCGTTGGCCTGCTCGTTCCTGGGCTGCAGTGGTTTCTGGGAAAATCCAGCCTCACTGGGGACGTGGGCTTCGTCCGCACAGAGCACGTGGACCTCAGCTCCTGCAAACCACTGTAGGCACATGGCCACGATCTGCACAAGGgtggggttgtgggggtgggCATGGACAGGCATTGGGGGCtctggggatggaagggaagggaggggctggGTCTTGGGGTGACCAGCTCTCTCTGGCTTGGTCCAGGGGTCAGCTCTCCATGTTTCTTGGCGAGGATGAACCCCTCTTCCCAGGGGTCAGAGAGGATGATGGGAGTGCCCACCTGAGCGCCCTCACCCACACTGACATTGCCACTGTCTACCGGCTCAGCGACGGCCCCCTGGATCCTTTCTCAGCCCCAAAACCCCAGATCCAGAGACCCCAGTGCCAGAGACCTGAGAGCTGGAGCAGGAGATCCTGGAGCCAAAGCTCCCAGAGCCTGAGCTCCCAGAGGATGAGACCCCGGAGACGGAAACCCCGGAGCCGGAGACCCCGGTGCCAGAGACCCCGGAGTCGGAGCCAGAGATCCTGGAGCCAGAGCTCCCAGACCCAGAGATCACGGAGCTTGAGACCCCAGAGCCCAAGACCCGAGAGCCAGAGCCCCCAAAGCAGgagacctcagagtcagagacCCCAGACCCAGAGCTCAAGCTTCCAGACACCGAGACCCCGGAGCCAGAGCTCCCAAAGCCGGGGGTCCCGGAGTCAgagacctcagagtcagagacTCCGGAGCCAGAGTTCCAGCTCCCAAAGACCAAGATCCCAGAGTTCCATGCTGGATGGTGAGGACTTTCACTGGACTGAGGAGAGATATTGGCAGCCCAGGGCACCAGCCAGGttgaggagcagggtgggtggggagacccCGGCCGGGttcaggagggagagggtgggggtccCCGGATGAGTagaaaagggaggaagtggggggctccggggggtcgaggagggaagaggggtagaGGGGCCCTAACTGGCTTatggagggaaggtggagggcCACGTGCAGgttgaggaggggatgggggattgGTTTCAGGGTTGGGCTGGGCtgaggaggggggttgggggcaggtgTCACAGACTGTTGGGGACATGGACTCGGGGAGGGGGGTGGACACCTTAAATGGGTTGCAGACAATGGGCTCAGGGAGCTGGGGAAGTCAAATTTGTTTTCTCTGTCTCACACTTGACCTGTCTTCTGCCCACCCACCCAGATCCAGGGTCCAGCGACAGCCTCCTCGGGGGGGCTTTGGATGAAGaccccaccctcacctccagTAGGTCTGGCTCCTCGGACACAACCGGCCTAGCGGAGGAGCGACACCGCCCGGCCAGTCTACCCTTACCCGAAGACTTCGGTGAGGTGGACGCGGGTGTGACCCGTGTGGTGCCGGCGGCCGGCTCCCTCGACCCGGTCTTGACCTTCCTGAACCAGGACGGGGGCCCGGAGCCCTTCCGGGCCCTGTATGACCTTGCGGCCTGCGCCCTCCCGGCCGCCTTCCCTGGGGCCTCGGATGAGGGCGAGCTGACCGCTGCCCTGGAGGCTGCCCGGGCCGGGGCCACCCACCACCACCTGCCCTGGGCTCGTGCCCGGCTCTGTTTCCTGCTGGGCCGGCTCAGCCGCAGCAGGCTCAAGCTGTCCCAGGCCCGGGTGTATTTCGAGGAGGCCCTGAGGGTGCTGCCCTCTGGATTCGCGGACCTCCCCCTGGCTGCTGCCCTTCACACCCACCTGGCTGCCGTCTACCTGTGCCAGAAGGTGGGACCCAGGGGTGCCGCCTTGTTGGGGAAGGCCGCCGCCCTGCTGGTGGGGCAGCCAGTCTGTGGGGGCCCCGGAGCCGAGGACGAGCTGGCCGTCATCATGTACGCCCTGCGGGAGGGCATTGTGGCGGGCAGTGCCCCCCTGGAGAGCCGCGCTTGCTTCCTGGCCGCCCGACTCCTCGTGCGGCTAGGCCGAGGGGACGAGGCCTTGCCCTTCGTAGAGCGGCTGCAGCTGCTTACCCCTGCCCCCGGCCTGCCCCCCGCCCTCGCCCCAGCCCCCAGTGACCCCATCGCCACAGCCCTGCCTCTCCTCTATGACAGGAAGTACCTGCCACACCTGGCACTGGCCGCTGCCCGGCCCCGAGGCCCCACTGTGGCCCCTCTGCCTGGCTGGTGGCTTGGCCTGGTTCTCCGCAGCACCACCAGGCTGTCTGCCCCCCGTGGGGTCCCGGGATGGGGCCACATCTCCCCCCTGGCATGCCCCGCCCTCCGGGGGGCTCTGGCAGATGCCCGGGCCCGGGAGGACATAGGGTGGCAGCGgacactgtgcctggcactggcCCGGGCTCACCTCCAGCATGGCTGTCCATCAGGGGCCTTCCGCTGCCTGTCTCAGGCTGTGGTGCTGGCCCAGAGGGTGGGCGAGGCAGAAGTGTTCGAGTCCACGCTGTGCCTGGGCTGGGCCTGTGTGATGGCTGGGCAGGTGGGGCAGGCCCTGGATGTCCTTGGGCCCCTTGTTCGGTCACCACAGGGGGCTGGCGGCCACATCCAGTATGGGGCGATGCTCAACCTGCTGGCGCTGGCCCTGCAGCGGGCTGGGCAGGTGCGGGCAGCAGGTCGTCACTTTGCCCTGGCCCTGAGTGCAGCCCAGGAGGCTGGACATGGAGAAAACCAGGCGGTGGCCCTGGCTAACCTCGGCCACCTGGCACTGACCAGACGGGCCCCGGGCTTGGCCACCCACTTTCTTCTGCGAGCCGCCCGGGGATTCCTCAGGCTCCCGGGCGGGGCCGGGTCGGAGGCGGGGCGGGTCTTGTTGTGGCTGGGCAGGGCCCTCGTGGACTGCCATCAGCTGGCTGCCGGCCGGATGTGGTATGAGATGGCACTGCTCCTCGGTCTGGAGTCGGATCACCTGGAGAGTAAGCAGGGTGGGCCGGAGAGGGCgggattggggctggagaggacAGAGGTGGTTGTGGGAATAGAAGTGGGGCTGCAGAAGGCGGGTCTGGGAGGGCAGAAGAATGACCAGGGAGGGTATAAACATAGCCAAggaaggcagtggcagagccctaGAGGGTGTAGGTGGGGTGAGGACTGGGGAGGGTTGAGACGTGGCCGGGAAAGGTGGCGGCAGGACCAGGGAAGGTGTAGACTTGGCCAGGGAAGGTGGTGATGGGCCCGGGGCTGGGTGGAggtgtggtcagggaaggtggtggcagagtggggaaggcagtgccagggctggggagggtgcaGGTGTCACTAGGGAAAGTGGTGTCAATGCCAGGAAGGGCATTGGTGGGGCCTGGGTCTGGGAAAGTGGGGCCGGGGAAGGGACTTCggacccccagccctgcccatctTCTCCTCCCTGCACCCTAGCCCAGCTCCTGGCAGTGGAATCCCTCTGTGAGATGCCCGGTGCTGCAGGCCCCGGCCCCCCGACTGTCTACCATGAACACCGTTTGGTAGTGGCCCGGCGGCTCGGGGACCGGGGGCTGGAGGCACAGGTCCTCGGGACCCTGAGTCAGCTGTACCAAAGCTGGGGCTCCCCCAGGTGAGGCCCAGCCCCTGCCAGCCCCCTGCGGGTGGGAGGCCCTGTGCCACGTGGCTGGTCACCCCTGGAAGGGTTGGTGGGAAGGcgggaagccaagggtgagggtcTCTGTGTCCTCGGGGTCCTCCATCCCTCTcactcatcctccttctctcccctttgggGTCCTAGCCTCTCCCTCCCAATTTTTcacccaggcagaggaggaaactaaggttcagggagggaggttaagtgactcaccccaagtcACGCAGTGGGACTGTtgtggaggcaggactagaatccagatcttatgactgccaggcctgggttTGTTCCACCAGGCTGAGCTGTGCTGCCCATCAGTCGCAAAGAAAGGAGAGCTAATGCCCACCCCTGGGGAGCATCAGCTCAGACTTCCCCGGGCCAGGACGCACTGAATTTAGGGAAGACGGGGAGCAGGGGCAGATGAGTGCTCTGGGCTCCTCCCACTCTGGttgtccccaccgccccccccctaCCCCGTTATCCCCCAGGGCCCTGCAGCTCGCACTGGGGTTCACAAAGCAGCGCCTCAAAATCCTCATCGATCTGGAGGACCGGGCCGGGGCGGCCCGAGCCTGGCTAGCGGCCGGCCGGCTCCACTACCTCCTGCACCATGATGAACTGGTCGACCTGTACCTGCAGGTAGGAGCCAGCCGAGTTCTCTGACTAGACTGccactccttcccacctcctctggcctcctccccagggacacccccaccccagcttcctcCCCTTGTTCCCCCCAATTCCAGTCTCTTCCCTTGGGGACACTGCCCCCCATTAACGGCCTCTTCCTCCCTGAAGACTCCCCCCCAACTTCCCTAGGGGACATCCCTTCTTGCTGTTAtgggtgcaggaggagggagcGACCGCTCACCTCTGCCCCGCCAatggatcagtacagtgctccagtgcttagtatagtgctctgcatgtagttagtgctcaataaataccagtgatgatgatgatgataacaattatCAGACCCAGATCAGGCCAGGGTCCTGGGGTTTCTCCCTGAGGAGGGGCTCACCAGGAGCTAAGGCTCTGCCCTCCAGGGTtggccccctcccctgctccacccctccctgccctttcccccaccaccagGCTGCCATCCGCACAGCGCTGACCACTGAGGAGCCTGGCCTGATCCTGAACCTCTATGAGGAGGCCGGAGACGTCTTCTTCGATGGGTGTCACCACCGGCACCGAGCAGCAGAGTTCTATCGGGTAACCACTGGATCATCCTGCTCTCCCAGTAGCACAGGCCGGATGCctgctatgtgcaggacactgtattgggtgtctgctgtatacagagcattatCTTGGGTGCCCGTTGTGTGCTGAGTGCTAGACTGGATGCctgatgtgtgcaaagcactgtactgggtacctgcctttgtcctgagcactgtactgggtgctttctggggtaaacagcgtggcttactggagagagtatgggcttgggagtcagaggtcgtgggttctaattctggctctgccacttgtcagctgtgtgactttggacaagtcatttaacttctctgtgtctcagttacctcatctggaaaatggggatgaagactgtgagccccaagcgggacaacctgattaacttgtatctcccccagtgcttagaacagtgcttggcacatagtataagtgcttaacaaataccatcattattattattattattattattactattattaaagaatGGTATATGGGGCCTGCTGTATAAAGAGCGCCTTACCTTctgtttgcagaatactgtactgggtGTCTTCTGTATGCCAGACCTGTGCAGAAGATAGAAGGTGGAAGGACACTCTGTATTAGTAAAACATGACTCATTAAAATTTAATTTTcttgctggagaaggaaagagaggacaTCAAAAGGAACCAGCATGAGGATAGTCCATTGTAGGAACAGAAAAGCAGTTCTTCCTTAGGAAGAATTTGAAAGGGTTAGCTCCAGTCACAAGGCATTTTCTAGAAGCCCAGAGGCCTTTCTAAACACCATCTTGGAGACTCAAGTcacatatcagagaagcagcgtggctcggtggaaagagcacgggctttggagtcagaggtcatgggttcaagtccctgctccaccaattgtcagctgtgtgactttgggcaagtcacttaacttctctgggcctcagttacctcatctgtaaaatggggatgaagattgtgagccccatgagggacaacctgatcaccttgtaacctccccagagcttagaacagtgctttgcacatagtgagcacttaacaaatgccattattattattattattactgttattattattattatatgtgccacACTACAGCAGCAAAAACCTACAGGTAGCCAATCCGAAACCCTGCAGGGCTAACCAGCAGGGTTAAAGAGGTCACTAAAGGGATAAGATCATTTCACTAATTATTTTAGTGCCTCTCTTCCCCAGAAGACTATTAGATACCTGATGGTAAGGATCGTGCCTACTGACACTACTgggcttttccaagcacttagtacagtgttctgcacacaggaagtgctcaataaatactactgatagattgtTTCTACCAGGAGAGCTCATCGGAGTGTGGATAACTGGAAAATCTATGTTGTGAACAGCCAAGCATAATCAGGAAATTAGGCAAGGCCAGAGACGAGTTTGCAAAGCACTTGGCAAGGATACTAATCCACTGAAGCCAGAAGCTGGCTAGGGAAGTGGTGGAACTTTCAGGGCAATGGTGGGAGTAAGGGCACTCTGATGCCCATGGTCTCCTTTCCAGGAAGGGGCAGTTCCATTAGCCCGCCGGGCTAAGGCCACCAACACTGAACTCCGGCTCTTCAACAAGCTGACAGAGCTACAGATCAGCCTCGGGGCCTTCGAGAAGGCGCTGGAGGTTGCCACCCTGGCTGCCAGGCTCAGCACCATCGTAGGTGAGTGAGGGGACCCAGTGGGGTGGCCGCGGGAGAGATGGAAGTTGGGGGAAAACAACTCTATAGAGAGGACAGGGCGTATGGGGGACCAGCCCCCCCAGATGTTCAACCCAATGGGGGCTCCGTGACACCCAATCTCCTGGGGGTTCCCTGACACCCACcccacagagaggcagcatggcctagtggaaagagcaaggacctgggaatcagaggacctgggttctaattccagctccaccacaggcatgatgtgtgaccctgggcgtcacttcacttctctgtacctcagttccctcatctgtaaagtggggattaagatcgtgagccccgtgtgggacatggactatgcccaacctgattattttgtatctaacagtacttagtacagtgccgggcacgtagtaagcatcaaataaataccattaaaaaaaactcagtGGGGATTCTATGACACCCAGTTCAATAGATGGTCCATGAAACCCGACTCCCTGGGGGTTCCATGACACCCAAACCCAAGTTGGGGGCGGGTTCTGTGATTCCcaatcctgccctctccatgtGCCCACACAATGTCCTCCCGTATccagaaggggtgggaggcatTGAGGGGCAATCCCAGGGTGTCCGCCCACAACCCCAATGTCACTGTTGACCCTTCCTTTCCTAGGGGACCAGCAGCAGGAGTTGGTGGCCTTCCACCGCCTGGCTACAGTGTACTATTTCCTGCAGATGTATGAGCTGGCTGAGGATTGCTACCTGAAAACTCTGGCCCTCTGCCCCCCAATCCTGCAGGGTGCCCAAGAGGCCATGTTCTACGCCAAAGTGTACTGCCGTCTGGGGACACTGACCTATCACCAGCTGAAGGTACAGAGCTTGCCCCCTactccccatgccccccgggGGGTGACTggcccttgtgggtggggatttggACAGATAGTGAAAGGGGTGGccctgggggtgatggggggcttGTCCCCAGATGTCTTTAGGGAGAGTTGGGGTCTTGTACCAGCTGTCACTCGCGGGCTCTGGGGGCCCCTGAGTCTGTGGTTCCATCATTCCCTGGGCTTTGGGCTTTAGGGTCAGAAGACAACTCCATTATCTTCTGCATATGCtgacctcctttcccttccctctggcgGTGGGCCAAGGACCCtgacactccccccacccccaccctccagtGATTCCTAGGCCTCGACCCCCACATTTCTACCAAGACCAACCAGCCCACTGCCTCGCCTTCCTCGTTCTGACTAGCTCAGACTAGGAACGTTCCCCCGCTCCCCGCACCAGAGGACCAAGGATAACCCTCGTCCCTCTTTTTTCCCGTCTCCTGGTCAGGATGCCCATGATGCTGCTGGCTACTTCTGGTTGGCCCTGGCCGCTGCCATGGAGCTGGGGGATGAGGAGCTGCAGGCGGCCATCCGGGCCAGGCTGGGGGCCATCCAGAGATCTCCGCTGTGGGAAGAGGCCTCCGGGGGACGGTCGGCCGAGCGGGCCAGATGGCTAAGCCAGGGAGGACGTGCTATCTGAGCCATGGAGTCACCAGCACCTGGGGTCTTCC
This sequence is a window from Tachyglossus aculeatus isolate mTacAcu1 chromosome X2, mTacAcu1.pri, whole genome shotgun sequence. Protein-coding genes within it:
- the SH3TC2 gene encoding SH3 domain and tetratricopeptide repeat-containing protein 2, whose protein sequence is MTGKDPPSCAPTSTAEAPEQCIQTLSSPAVASGVALGFSVESRSTGRVNDRLQAAARTRLWSLENDSQEVEILFKELSARLLSIQTQKDQFLITFKTVDEIWKFSTYLNLGLVASCLEHLLLDGSFWLDTALVDDTEVRVEVGEAELAAMYLDLLLQEGHFFARALGPIRPAAGEEAEGLELRSGEMVCVQSPGTGPTWEVVSLSTGRRGLVPRSAVQPLPNPFQQWFLRTHPVSCRVAWHGGPVGPQQIRSGQCRAVDDCPGEGPDELSFCQGDTIQVVGLLVPGLQWFLGKSSLTGDVGFVRTEHVDLSSCKPLGQLSMFLGEDEPLFPGVREDDGSAHLSALTHTDIATVYRLSDGPLDPFSAPKPQIQRPQCQRPESWSRRSWSQSSQSLSSQRMRPRRRKPRSRRPRCQRPRSRSQRSWSQSSQTQRSRSLRPQSPRPESQSPQSRRPQSQRPQTQSSSFQTPRPRSQSSQSRGSRSQRPQSQRLRSQSSSSQRPRSQSSMLDDPGSSDSLLGGALDEDPTLTSSRSGSSDTTGLAEERHRPASLPLPEDFGEVDAGVTRVVPAAGSLDPVLTFLNQDGGPEPFRALYDLAACALPAAFPGASDEGELTAALEAARAGATHHHLPWARARLCFLLGRLSRSRLKLSQARVYFEEALRVLPSGFADLPLAAALHTHLAAVYLCQKVGPRGAALLGKAAALLVGQPVCGGPGAEDELAVIMYALREGIVAGSAPLESRACFLAARLLVRLGRGDEALPFVERLQLLTPAPGLPPALAPAPSDPIATALPLLYDRKYLPHLALAAARPRGPTVAPLPGWWLGLVLRSTTRLSAPRGVPGWGHISPLACPALRGALADARAREDIGWQRTLCLALARAHLQHGCPSGAFRCLSQAVVLAQRVGEAEVFESTLCLGWACVMAGQVGQALDVLGPLVRSPQGAGGHIQYGAMLNLLALALQRAGQVRAAGRHFALALSAAQEAGHGENQAVALANLGHLALTRRAPGLATHFLLRAARGFLRLPGGAGSEAGRVLLWLGRALVDCHQLAAGRMWYEMALLLGLESDHLETQLLAVESLCEMPGAAGPGPPTVYHEHRLVVARRLGDRGLEAQVLGTLSQLYQSWGSPRALQLALGFTKQRLKILIDLEDRAGAARAWLAAGRLHYLLHHDELVDLYLQAAIRTALTTEEPGLILNLYEEAGDVFFDGCHHRHRAAEFYREGAVPLARRAKATNTELRLFNKLTELQISLGAFEKALEVATLAARLSTIVGDQQQELVAFHRLATVYYFLQMYELAEDCYLKTLALCPPILQGAQEAMFYAKVYCRLGTLTYHQLKDAHDAAGYFWLALAAAMELGDEELQAAIRARLGAIQRSPLWEEASGGRSAERARWLSQGGRAI